The Polypterus senegalus isolate Bchr_013 unplaced genomic scaffold, ASM1683550v1 scaffold_653, whole genome shotgun sequence genome contains the following window.
gtgttcttttctttttccagggcTCCCCCATCTTCAGTAAAGGACAGTACCTTCTGTTGCCTGCCCCTTTTGAACGCATCAACGTTCACATACGAGGAGGACACATTGTACCCCAGCAGGTACAGCAGTGGTACACGGGCACGTGTTAGGGTTCTGATTTGCCTTTGCTTCCCAAAGACAGGCAGATAGTGTGGCTTGGTGGCTCATGTGCTGGATTAACACACTGTGCttcagaagtaaaaaaataataatttgatcaCTTAATCTGCTTTGGGTTAATGCGTCTTCCAAATACTTAATAGACAACATGAGCAATAATGAAGTACCCTGGTGgagcagtggttaaggcttctGCCTCACAATTCCACTATGGAGGCTACAAACAAGTCTCTTCCTCCTGGTTTTCCATTATACCGCCCACACCCAAAACTTGAGTTAGGTTAGCTTAGATCTATAAAGCCGCACCGTATGTCCACAACTTGTACTCCCACGACCTGCAGAATGCTGGTATCTCGGTTTGGGCCTCTCAAGAAAACCCAAACTTGCCCTGAAGCCACTCGTGCATTGTCTTAGCTGTAGGCTTTGtgtctttgttgggctgaaaggttGAACCATCTCCTTAGTCTGAGATGGCGTACCCTCTGCAGTAGGTttccttcaaggacctctctgcatTCGGTTACATTGATCTTTCtgtcagttctgaccagtcttcctTGTCCATGATGACTGGCATCAGCACCTGCGCTCTCAGAGTTCCTTGAATGTAATTTGGCAAACTGCATGCTGGAATTGGCCTCTCTGCTATAAATGTCTGATTGATGGAGCGCTGCTTCACTTGTCTGCTGAGATAGCAAGAACCTGATGACTTCCAAAGCCCTGTTAgattgaccattgggttcttgttcacctccctgaccaaggctctTCATGCCTGGTTATTCACTTCCCATGAATCCTGTAAACAGCAAATAAAACTCTAAACGATGCTCAGTGTAGGCTGACGGAAGGAGACTGTGTCACTACATCTTCATGACATGACTGAATGTCGGCCACAAATTGACCTATCAGGCAAACGTGGCTTTCAATAAACAAAGAGTGTGAGTTTTTCCTGCAGATGGCCTCCTCCCCTGGCCCACTCCAGGCTTCCAAAAATTGTCGTGAATTAACGAGTGCCCACCATAAGGTCTACGTCTAAGTCTCCTTGTAATCTACAGGGTCAAATCCATAAGAGGGGGAACTCAAACATTGGGGTAATATGGACTAAGACCAGCGGTGGACACTCACTGTAGAAGGCAGTGGATTCAAACAAAGAAGTGCCTGCCATCTTCAATTGATGCTTGTTATAAATCTGTCATGACAGCCACGACCGGTCCTGTGTGAAAGATCACAAAAGTCGTATTGAATATTATGTTGCATTTAGAATGACTGATGGCCGAAACACTGTAAAGTCAGGTATTTCTTTTTCTACGCTGAAGGTGTTACACAACGTCTTGTTAACATCGGACCCCCGTTGATCTCATGTCTCTCGCTTGTGAGCAGGTCTGCTTAACCGTGTCTCCTCTGTATAAGAATCTTGAATCTCGTAGAGACATAACATCAACGGGtggactgttttttgttttatttttttgcaggcGGCCAGTTTGACAACCACTCAGTCCCGCTTCAATGCATTCTCCCTGACGGTGGCGCTGTCCAGGGATGGTGCGGCTCGAGGAGAGCTCTTTTGGGATGACGGCGATAACCTGAACACGTTTGAGACCGACGACTACTCTCATATTCTCTTCCTTTCGAACAAGGTTAGTGTCACCCGTAGGTGGGCAGAATTTTTGGGGCCAATCCGGGGACATGGGGGGTGCAGGTATAGAGGAGCGTAGACTACCCCCCTCGTGTTCCTTCATTGAAGTTCTCCCACCACTACCGATGGAAAACTTTGAGTCGCACACGCTGCAGATCACAACAGAAGCAATCGGGGTCGGACGCAAATACGGAAATTCACGCTGAAGCCCATCATTGAACTGACACTTCCTTTTAGCACTCATGCTGAATCGCAGGGATCACCGtgccaaaatgcagaaacaacagGTCGAAGAAAAGAGCCGCCACGCTGCTCTCGCATCCAGAAGCAAGCCATGTGTAGACACAGCTACAGGCTGAGGCAGAGCAACGGCGTGCCTCTCTTAGAATCTACAGATCATGAGTAGGGATTCTAAACACTAaagagtacaaagcgaaagcttatcccGTGATTTTTCGCCAAAGTTGCACGATGCGGTGaagcataacctccgtcaaaacaccgcACACGCGCGGCAAAttcaaattatcgtggtgatgagattacattcaaaaaagtgaaccagctcaAACCGGGGAcgtgtttctgagtggggacagttgtccggaaaacggggacggatggtcacctttATTATGAGAAAGTGAGGCTTGAATGTATGAAAGTGCTAGAGCTTCTCTAAAACAAAACGACAAGTCATAGGTCGCAGGCAATGTGGTGAAGAGCACTGGATGATGGTCGTCACTGCTGAAAAGTTAAGAATGATCAGTCCCTGTAACCAGCTTTCTGTGTGATCCCGGTGGTAGAATcgccatgtgtacagagtacaataaaattcttacatGTGTGTCATGTGTGTCACCACTCTCTGGTTGtgagagaataataataataataataataataataataattctttatgttTATAGAGCGCTGAACATAGAAACTCAGTATGTTCAAGCCCATcatggaaaagcttgggttgctgctggaagaagtgttggtgaggccagcagggggcgcttaccttgtggtctacgtgtggatcccaatgccccagtgcagtgatgggcacactgtgctgtaaaaactattgttgtcctttggatgagatctAAAACTGAGGCCCTGAGGcgacattttttcacttaggggggtactcacttttgttgccagcgggtTAGACATTAATGGATGTGTGTTTGGTTATTTTGAGGGGGGCAGCAAATTTATACAGTTCTACAAGCtgcacactgactactttacattggatcaacgtgtcatatcttcagtgttgtcccattaAAAAATAgaatcaaatatttacaaaaatgtgaggggtgtattCACTTTATAGTGAGATACCGTATAAATGAATTGTTTATCATTCTGAGTGAATTTCCCTTTGAGTTCGGCCGTTCGCCACTCGCACAAATGCTTGACAGCCCCGCTGTTTCACTTTCTGCCATTTCAGAACATGCTAGTAAGTGAGCCTCTGAAGTTGAACAGCGCCATTGATGGCCTTGCGTTGCGGCAGGTGAGGATATTTGGGGTCCCTTCTCCTCCAAAGAGGGTTGTTGTGAATCAGCAGACCACAGCAGACTTCTCCTACCGTTCCGACACCAAGGTGAGAATTAAACATTCATTcagcaatttaaataaataaatgaaaaaaacaccttTGTCTTATTTAACCAGGAGATCTTTTGCAGTGAGATGGAGAAAAAGGGCAAATGTAGTAggaggtccttgctagggtcatcctcagtgGGATCGGTA
Protein-coding sequences here:
- the LOC120520209 gene encoding lysosomal alpha-glucosidase-like; translated protein: MYSFLFCVLFFFQGSPIFSKGQYLLLPAPFERINVHIRGGHIVPQQAASLTTTQSRFNAFSLTVALSRDGAARGELFWDDGDNLNTFETDDYSHILFLSNKNMLVSEPLKLNSAIDGLALRQVRIFGVPSPPKRVVVNQQTTADFSYRSDTKVLTLPSLSLLMSDAFEIQWL